A window of Palaemon carinicauda isolate YSFRI2023 chromosome 27, ASM3689809v2, whole genome shotgun sequence contains these coding sequences:
- the LOC137621143 gene encoding probable methyltransferase-like protein 24, whose amino-acid sequence MALSMASKRALLLVALFSIAAFGLWRPFPVYMIQPETRIVKEIIETHQEPREECLTLLPCPVPTLVSNAAFAEYERQKQYPCMKFEYFGIGDGGKGVCLDSVFNLNKDDCHVLSFGISKDWTFDEAFGKFGCKVVSFDPTIKKEDHQHSENVRFLNLGISNKNESRNSEGWTINLDTYENILKRIGLLDSVIDYLKIDVERAELKFFEDVFANTPHLLKNVKQIGMETHYGGKGVRERFWSYYHLLACIGFKIVDARQYGGRTEIVWVRP is encoded by the exons GCGTCCTTTTCCCGTATATATGATCCAGCCTGAGACTCGcattgttaaagaaataatag aAACGCACCAAGAACCCAGGGAGGAATGCCTCACCCTTTTACCTTGCCCAGTACCTACTTTAGTGAGCAATGCAGCATTTGCCGAATACGAAAGACAAAAGCAGTACCCATGTatgaaattt GAATATTTTGGAATTGGTGATGGAGGCAAGGGCGTATGTCTAGACTCGGTATTCAACCTGAACAAAGACGATTGCCATGTTCTATCTTTTGGCATCAGTAAGGACTGGACTTTTGACGAGGCTTTTGGCAAATTCGGATGCAAG GTCGTGTCTTTTGACCCAACCATTAAAAAAGAGGACCACCAACACAGCGAGAACGTTAGATTCCTCAATCTAGGAATAAGCAACAAGAATGAATCAAGGAATTCGGAAGGATGGACAATCAAC CTGGACACAtacgaaaatattttgaaaagaattgGCCTTCTGGATTCAGTCATTGACTACCTCAAAATAGACGTGGAACGTGCCGAACTGAAGTTTTTCGAGGACGTTTTCGCCAACACACCACATCTCTTGAAGAACGTCAAGCAGATTGGCATGGAGACACATTATG GAGGCAAAGGCGTAAGAGAGCGCTTCTGGTCATACTACCACCTCCTCGCGTGCATCGGTTTCAAGATTGTTGACGCGAGACAATATGGTGGGCGGACTGAAATTGTTTGGGTGCGCCCTTAG